Within Motilibacter aurantiacus, the genomic segment TGAAGGCCGCCGACCAGGACTCCGTGATGCCGCCGGACGTGACAGTGCCGGACGCGCTGCCGTTGAACGCGCCCGCGGTGCCGCCCCGGCAGCTCTTCTGCGTCTCCGCCGTGCAGCGGTCGGGGTCGCGCGGGGTGTTCTTGCGGGGGTCGCCCGGCGAGCCCCCGTCGCAGACGTCCCTGCCCGGGCCTCCGTCGCAGGTGTCGCTGTCGGCGCTACCGCGCAGCGAGTCGTTGCCGGGCCCCCCGAGAAGCGTGTCGTCGCCCAGCCCCCCGTCGACGGAGAGGTCGTTGCCGCCCTGCGCGTCGATCCGGTCGTTGCCGGCGCCGCCCTTGATGTAGTCGGGGTGCTTGCTGCCGGTGATGACGTCGTCGCCCGCCTCCCCGTCGAGCGCCACCGCCACAGCTGTGGAGCGCAGCGTGTCCGCGTCAGGGCCGCCGAAGACGTCGGTGCCCAGGGCGGTGGCCGTCAGGGTGTCGCGTCCCGCGTCACCGTGGATCGTCCCGTGCTTCGCCGAGCCGGACGTGATGACGTCGTCCCCGGGACCGCCCCGCAGCACGTCCTCCCCCGGCCCGCCCACGATCCTGTCGTTGCCCGCACCGCCGTTGACGCGCTCGTCGTCCCCACCGCCCGGGCGGATGACGTCGTCGCCGTTGCCACCGTCGATGTCGTCGACGCCCGCGCCGCCGAGGATCGTGTCGTCGTCGGCGTCGCCCTGCGCGAGCCCGCCGGCCGGGCCCGCCTTCAGCACGTCGTTCCCGATGCCGCCATAGAGCCCGGCGCGCTCGTCGCCCGCCACCAGCTGGTCGTTGCCCTCGTCGCCGAGCAGGAACCCGGGCCCGGGGCCCAGCCGCAGGACGTCGTCGCCCGGCCCCCCGCGCAGCGTGTCCCGGCCCGGCCCACCGTCGATCCGGTCGCTGCCCGCGCCGCCCCTGACGTCGCGGTCGTCGCCGCCCGCGGCGTCGATCCGGTCGTCCCCGTCGCCCCCCTCGATCCGGTCGGCGTACGGGCCGCCCGCGATAAGGTCCGCGTCCGCGCCGCCCAGCATGCTCGTGGCCTCGGCGATCGTCCGCAGCACGTCCCGACCGGCTCCCCCGTCCAGGCTCACGCCCGGCGCCTGCGCCAGCAGCGTGTCGCGGCCCTCCTCGCCGTGCAGGGCACCGCCGCGGCCACCGGTGTTGGAGCTGAGCAGGTCGTTGCCGGGGCCGCCCCAGAGCGTGTCCTGGCCCGGGCCTCCGTCCACCGTGTCGTTGCCCGGCCCGGCGCAGACCAGGTCGATCCCGTCCCCGGCGAGCACGACGTCGTTGCCTGCCCCGGCCACGATGACGTCGCGGCCGGCGGTCCCGCGCAAGCGGTCCGCGCGGTCGGTCCCCACGACGGTCGCGGCCTGTCCGTGACACGTGGCCGCGGGCGCCGCGAGGGCCGAGGGCGGAGGCGAAACGAGCGGTAGCGCGGTGAGCAGCGCCGCGGCCAGCACGGCGCGGCGGATGGTGCGGGGCATGAAGGACTCCTCGTCCCGGCCGGCGCGTCTCGCCGGCCGCGCCCCCACGGTGGCCGCTCCCTGCTGCCGTCGGCTTGCGAGCGGCTTGCGGCGCACGACAAGCGGCGTCTCCCGCCTCCTCCCAGCGAATCGACAGGCCGCGTCCTCGTCGTGAGCCGCGGGGCAGCCGCGCGTCTCGCCCTGGACCCTGCGGGGGTCGCGCGAGGGCAGGTACGCCGCCCGGCCGCTGAAGCCTCCGGGGCCCCCCGGTCAGCCGATCGAGCGCAGCAGCCCGCGGCAGGCCTGCTCGCACGCACGGCACGCCTCACCGCACACGCGGCAGTGGTCGTGCATGCCGGCGTGGCGCTCGCACTCCTCCGCGCAGGTCCTGCAAGCGGTCACGCACGCCTCCAGCAGCGTGCGGGTGATCTCCGCGTCGTACTCCGTGTGCCGGGAGAGCACCCGAGAGGTCGTCGCGCAGATGTCCGCGCAGTCCAGGTCCGTGCGGATGCACTTGGTGAGCTCGGCGACCGAGCTCTCGCTCAGGCAAGCGTCGGC encodes:
- a CDS encoding calcium-binding protein, with translation MPRTIRRAVLAAALLTALPLVSPPPSALAAPAATCHGQAATVVGTDRADRLRGTAGRDVIVAGAGNDVVLAGDGIDLVCAGPGNDTVDGGPGQDTLWGGPGNDLLSSNTGGRGGALHGEEGRDTLLAQAPGVSLDGGAGRDVLRTIAEATSMLGGADADLIAGGPYADRIEGGDGDDRIDAAGGDDRDVRGGAGSDRIDGGPGRDTLRGGPGDDVLRLGPGPGFLLGDEGNDQLVAGDERAGLYGGIGNDVLKAGPAGGLAQGDADDDTILGGAGVDDIDGGNGDDVIRPGGGDDERVNGGAGNDRIVGGPGEDVLRGGPGDDVITSGSAKHGTIHGDAGRDTLTATALGTDVFGGPDADTLRSTAVAVALDGEAGDDVITGSKHPDYIKGGAGNDRIDAQGGNDLSVDGGLGDDTLLGGPGNDSLRGSADSDTCDGGPGRDVCDGGSPGDPRKNTPRDPDRCTAETQKSCRGGTAGAFNGSASGTVTSGGITESWSAAFTLREDGTTGGLDGDATIAWSISGTGRDGCSYDGAATLAGRAGLTLWEPLGQYSAQVWPVKEREIEVTESCPLTGTRTITMWPLNTDAASTGMVDLPKDPTTLSGERTYHPMKDESVTATWKWAISAA
- a CDS encoding four-helix bundle copper-binding protein, translating into MIGSHPGEIGFDRDQLAAAIAALVACSQACTACADACLSESSVAELTKCIRTDLDCADICATTSRVLSRHTEYDAEITRTLLEACVTACRTCAEECERHAGMHDHCRVCGEACRACEQACRGLLRSIG